The nucleotide sequence ATCCCCCACCTTCAAAAAGGAGATATCCTGATGGACGGCGGAAATTCGTTCTTCAAAGACACAAACCGGCGGACGGCGGCCATCGAAGAAGCCGGCCTGCATTTTATCGGCGCTGGCATTTCCGGCGGCGAGGAAGGCGCCCGCAACGGCCCTTCCATCATGCCGGGCGGATCGAAAGAAGCATACCTTCAGGTACAGCCGATCCTCGATGCCATTGCCGCGAAAGTTGACGGGACGCCTTGCAGCACGTATATGGGTCCTCTTGGTGCCGGCCATTACGTGAAGATGGTCCATAACGGCATCGAATACGGCGATATGCAGCTGATTTCTGAAGCGTATTTCATCATGAAACAGGCATTCGGCCTGAGCGCCGATGAAATGCATGGCATCTTTGCGGAATGGAACAAAGGCGAACTTGACAGCTACCTCATCGAAATCACGGCGGACATTTTGGCTAAGCAAGATGACGACACCGGCAATCCGCTTGTCGATCAGGTACTGGACGCAGCCGAACAGAAAGGCACCGGGAAATGGACAAGCCAAAACGCATTGGATTTGGGGGTCTCTCTTCCAATCGTAACGGAATCGGTATTTGCCCGGTTCATCTCCGCCATCAAGGAGGAACGTGTCGCGGCAAGCAAAATCCTAAAAGGGCCTGAAGCGGAAAAGCCGGCAGGAGATTCCGGGGAATTGATCGAAGCCATCCGAAAAGCGCTTTATATGAGCAAGATCTGCTCGTATGCCCAAGGCTTTGCCCAAATGCGCGCCGCTTCCGAAGAATACGGCTGGAATATTCCCTACGGCGATGTCGCGATGATTTTCCGCGGCGGATGCATCATCCGTGCCCAGTTCCTGCAAAAGATCAAAGAGGCGTTCGACCGCAATCCGGAACTGCCTAACTTATTGGTGGATCCGTACTTCCAAGGGATTATTGAAGAATACCAGCAATCCCTCCGCAACGTGCTGACCCTGGCCATCCAGCAGGGCATTCCGGCGCCGGCTTTCTCAAGCGCCTTGGCTTACTTTGACAGCTACCGCTCTGCGGTATTGCCGGCCAACATGATCCAGGCACAGCGGGATTACTTTGGCGCCCATACCTACAAGCGCATTGATAAAGAAGGCGTTTTCCATACAGATTGGTCAACTAATTAACATATAAGCCAATAAATCAACAATCCAATAAAATCGTTTACTGACATGAGTCCGGTTTTCTTACCGGGCTCATGTTTTTATTTGTGTTCACCGCCAATAGCCGGCAGAAACGGATATCCAGTGATTTCTTTAAAGATTTGTTAGGTATTTTCAGCCACTAATTGGCGTTTACGAAATGAAGCATCCCTAAAAAGTATATGCAAAAAAATCCTTGTTAATAGTTCTAAAGTATTTAGACTAAAGTCACACTACGAGGTACAATAAGGAAAATCATCTGAAAAAGGCAAACTTATCCGAAAGGGAAGGACGCAAAGCCATGAACCTACACACTGTTCTGCAGTGCACGGTCGTCAGGTTGCCAGGCACCCATTCTGTGGGCCTCGGCTCGCAGAATGGAGGAAAATAGAATGTTGAAAAAAGCAGCAATCACGTTCGTGGCCTTATTTTCATTAATGGCTGCCGCAATTCCGGGCTACGCCCAAGCAAGTGAAGTTCCCCAGCCCGTCCGTGCGACATGGCTTTGGAATCCCTGGATGTTCGTGAATGACGAAGCAGGCACCCTGGCATTCCTGGAAAGCAAACAAGTGAACAAAGTCTACGTCCAGATCGACCCGGACGTTTCAAAAGCGGCTTATGGCAGTTTCATCGGCAAAGCGAAAGCGATGGGAATCGCCGTTCATGCACTTGACGGAGCCCCTTCCTGGGCGGCACCAAAAGGCTATATCAACCAGGACCGTTTCTTGTCCTGGGTGACCGATTATCAAAACCAGGCGCCGCAAACAAACCGATTTGCAGGCGTTCACTTGGATGTAGAACCGTATCTCTACAGCGGCTGGAATTCCAACCGGGCAGCCACTGTGAAATCATATCAGGCTCTTCTGAAAAGAGCTTCTGCAACTACTGCGAAACTGGGGCTTCCGCTCGAGGCCGACATGCCGTTCTGGTTTGACGAAATCACTTACAAAAACACTTACGGCAACGGCCTGCTCGCAGAATGGGTCATCGCCAATACTGCTGGCGTGACGCTCATGGCATACCGTGATTCCGCACCGATGCTGATCGATATCGTCAAAAACGAAATGGCCATGGCCCAGCGCCTCGGCAAAGGCGTCGTCGTCGGCGTTGAAACCGGCGAGACCGATGAAGGCAGCATCATCACGTTTGCAGAAGAAGGCGAAGCCTTCATGAACCAGCAGCTTGCAGCAGTCGCTGCCCATTACACCGGCAATCCCGCCTACAAAGGCAACGCCATCCACCACGTCGGCAGCTGGATGACGCTTCGCCCCTAAAAAAATTCGAGACGCTTTGATGCATGCCATCAAAGCGTCTTCTGCTTGTTGAGAAAGATATAGAAAAAATTTCCCTTAGAATGTCTCCGATATTCCACAAACCAGCTGCGCTTGCCGCGGGCGAGCGCCAAGCCTCCTCAGCCGCTGCGAAAACCTTGTGCTCCTGTTGAGCGTTGCATCGCTTCGCTAGCTTCGTCGCAAATGATTGGGCAAAGCCCAATCATTTCTTGCGAGGTCTCGGCTGTCTCGTCGCTTACGCTGCCCCGCAGGCAAGACAATGGCTGAAGCTTGCGAAGCCATGTCTTTGCGACGAGCTTGCGCAGGAGCAGTAGGGTTTTCTCCGCTGGTTTGCTTCATATCGACAGTGAACTGTGAATAAAAAGCACGCATACTCATTCACTCTATCTGATAAAAAAAATTCTTTATTTAAAGAGTGAATGGAATGAAGCGGAAAGCGTCCACTTGGAGCGAAATGACTTAGAGAATGGAATGTTTCTCGACAGCCTGGAGACGCTTTGATGCATGCCATCAAAGCGTCTTTTTTATTGCCCTCCCTTCATTGCCGCTGCTTTTGCACAGTCGCCGCCTAAAAAACAAACTACACTGAAATTAAACAAGAGGTTTAATAGAAAAAATTTCTATTTATATACAACTTTACAGATTATTACTTTTTAAAAGGGCATCCCGTATCCCTTTATAGTATAATATCAACCATCTAGATATTTTTTTAAGAAGGTGACCAAGATGGCTAAAGCCAATTACAAAGCATTGCTTGCCAATAGAATGGAACAGGATTTTTCCAAATGGCTCGCACAACCACATGTTCAAGAACGGGAAGTTTACCGGTTTTTGCATACAATGAAAGGCACAGCTGGCACCATCGGGCTTATGGAACTGTCCGAGTTTTGCGGACATCAGCTGAATTCTTTTGCAGAAGACAGCACGGCGCTGCTGCCTGTCCAGACACTGAATTCCCTTATGGACACATTGACAGGCTTTTTCACATCCGAAGAATCCGTTCCGGAAAAAGCAGCAAACGCTAGTGAAGAAACGCCTGCCAAGGAATCGTTTGTACTGGTCATTGATGCAGACGCAGAATTTGCAGCTTCCGTGAAAGAAGCGCTGGAAGCACAAGGCATTCCTGTCGTCATAGCGCTCGATGGCCAAAAAGGGATGGAACTTTTCTATGCCCTGCAGCCGCAGATGGTCATTTTGGACCGGACTTTGCCGGATACCGACGGGTTCGACCTGGTGGCCCAGATTCACGAAGCGGCCAAAAGCCGCTTTCTTCCGATTGCCGTAATCAGTGCGGACGACCGGATGGAGAACCAGATCCGGGCGATGGAGATCGGCGCCACCGATTTTCTTGCCAAGCCCTTGAATATGCCCTTTTTCGCCGCTTACGCCAGCAACCGCCTGCGCACCCAAAAAGCACTTTCGCAAGGATCGCTTTACGATGACCTGACTGGTGCCGGCAACCGAACGTATTTCAACCAGGTATTGCAGCAAACGACCGCCTTGGCAGACAAGACCAAAACGGTTTTCACGCTCGCCCTGCTCGATTTGGACCATTTTAGCAAAGTGAATGGCACATACGGCCACTTGGCCGGAGATGAAGTTCTGCGCACATTCAGCAGGCTCCTCTTAAAAATGAAGCGGGAGTCGGATTATTTGTTCCGGTACAGCGGGGATCAATTCGCCTTGATCCTGCCGGATACAACCGCCAAAAAAGCCGCCGCGCTGATTGACCAAATCCGCTCCGCTTTTGCGGAAACCGATTTTTCATTTGCGTCATCTGAACCGTTTCAGGTCAGGTTTTCTGCCGGCATCAGCGAATACCGGAATAAACAGGATGCACCAGTGAACATGGCTGACAGTGCCTTGCATCAGGCGAAACAAAATGGCCGCAGCCAGACCATCATCTCCGGACGGACAGCGGATGACATCAGGCGCCACCTTAACCTCATCATTGTCGATGACGACTCCCTTGTGCGCCGGCTGGTTTCCAAGCAGTTTTCGGGCTGGAAGCCGGAAGATTTCGATCTTCGCATCGAGGAATATGTCGACGGGGCCAGTTTTGTGGAATCCCCATGGTATAAGCCCGAGGAAAACTACATGATCTTACTTGATGGCGTCATGCCGAAAATGGACGGCCTTGAGGTCCTGAATCATGTGCGCAGCCAGTACCCGCATGAAAACATCGTCATATCCATGCTCACTTCCCGCAACAATGAATCGGATATTGTCCTGGCACTGAAAAACGGGGCGGATGATTATATCGTCAAGCCGTTCTATGCCCAGGAAGTTGTGGCACGCGTCGAGCGGCTGACGATGAGGATGTTCAAATGAGCCTATATTTCGCCTTGATCCTGAGTCTCTCCCTGCTCCTTGCCCAGCTCATCCTGCTGCTTGTCCTGGCTTGGCGCAAACAAAAACTGGCCGCGAAAGAACAGGCCATTGCCGAGCAATACCTGGCATTAACCGATTCGTTCAGCTCTTATATGATGGATCCTGCCGATGACCGGTTCGTCCAGGAAATTCGCAGCAACCCGCACCAGACCGTCGTCCTTGAACGATTGCTGAACGGCTACGTGTCCGTGACAAAAGGCGGTGTCCATTCGCCGCTTGTTGCAAAGCTGTCGGAAGAGTTCCTGGCTGCCCATTATGCCAAACAGCTCAAGCGCAACCATTGGGCCTTGCGGATGAATACGCTGTACTTTATCGAAGACTTCCATATCGAGTCCCTCAAGCCCTTGCTGAAGGAAAAACTCCGCAAGAGCTCTCAGCTGGACCAGGAAAAGCAGCAACTCATCCGGACCCTTGCTTCTTTGAACGAACCGGATACCCTTTCCGTATTGGCGCAGTATCCCGATGCGCCTGTCCGCCTGTACATCGATGTGTTCAAGCGGCTCGAAGAACCGACAAGGCTCCAAGAGCTGGATGCCGCGCTGCGGAATGAACCCCAGAACAAAGCGCGGAAGCATGCCGCGATTTCCTATATCGGCATGGCCGGCCTGATCGCCTTCCTTCCCCGCATCGAGGAAGAATTGGGGACCCAGGAAGGGGAATTGCGCATCCAGGCTTTGAAAGCCGTCCTGAATTTGCAATACTTGAGCGACCCCGGCTTATTGCTGCCTTTTTTCCAGTCGGCTTCCTGGCCGGAGCGGATGTATGCCTCCCGGATCGCCGGAAGGCTGCAATTGTCCCGCTTCAAAGAAGTGCTCAGCGATTTGCTCGGCGATTCCGTTTGGTGGGTGCGCTATTCTGCAGCCGAAGCGCTGGTCCAGTTTTCGGACGGAGATATTCTGCTTGCCCATCTGTCCGCCAATCATCCCGACCGCTATGCCCGTGATATGGCAGACCAGTGGAAATCGTCCCAGTTAGGAAGTGAAACCTGATGCAAAGTTTTTTCCAAATTACCGCCTATGCCATTATCGCGTATATGCTTTTTTCAAGTTTGAGTTATTTGGGCTTCTTTATGCTGGCATTCCGGAAAGTGAAGCGGGAGGATAAACTTGACCGCAGGGAATCCACCGAGGACTTTCTCCGGAACCAGAATACGTACCCGGTGTCGATCCTGGTGCCTGCCTATAACGAAGAAGTCGGTGTTGTCAGCACGGTCCGATCTCTTTTGGCGCTGGAATACCCGGAAAAAGAAATCATCGTCATTGACGATGGATCGAAAGACGAGACGTCCAACCGGATGATTTCTGAATTCCAGATGAAAGAGATCCAATTCGCTGTGCGCACGCATATCGAAACCGCCGAAGTCCTGGCAATCTACCAGTCCACCATCTTCCCTTTTATCCGCTTGATCAAAAAAGCGAATGGCGGAAAAGCGGATGCCCTGAATGCGGGCGTCAACTTGTCTTCCTACCCTTATTTCTGCGCGATTGACGGGGACTCGATCCTGGAAAATGACGGACTCCTCAAAACGATGAAGCCCATTATCGAGTCCGATGGCCAAATCATCGTGACCGGCGGATCTGTCCGGATCGCCAATGGCTCCACCATTTCCCGCAGCAAAGTGGAAGTGATCAACCTGCCGAAGAGTCCGGTCGTCCTCATGCAGATCGTGGAGTATTTCCGTGCCTTCCTGATCGGCCGGATCGCATTGAGCCACATGAACATCCTGCTGATCGTCTCCGGCGCATTCGGCGTCTTCAACAAAGAGCGCGTCATCCAAGCGGGCGGATACAACAAGAACACCGTAGGCGAAGACATGGAATTGGTCGTCCGGCTGCACCGCCTGCTCCGGGAAGAAAAGTCCAAGCAGCGCATCGAATACATTCCCGACCCCGTGTGCTGGACCGAAGCGCCGGAATCGCTCGAGGTGCTCCGTTCGCAGCGGATACGCTGGCAGCGCGGTTTGTTCGAAACCCTGTGGTCCCACCGCAAAATGATGATGAACCCGAAGTACGGCTCGGTCGGCCTGTTGTCGATGCCTTATTTCCTGCTCGTGGAACTTCTCGGGGCAGTGTTCGAGTTTGTCGGGTATTTCATCATATTCGGGGGTATTTTCTTCTCGCTCGTCGATACGACTACAGCCGGCATCCTCTTTTTAGTGACGGTCTTCTACGGTTCATTCGTTTCCGCACTGGCTGTCCTGCTGGAGGAATTGACGCTGCATAAATACCCGAAAGCCTCCCATCTGGCGCGCCTCTATTTCTGGGCGCTGACCGAAGCGTTCTGGTACCGGCCGCTCATGGTCGTGTGGAGAGTCCAGGGAATCTTCGCTGCGTTCCGCAAAAAGGCCCATTGGGGCGACATGAAACGCAAAGGAATCTCATCTTAGTTTTAGGAGGCGATGTACATGAAGAAAATACTGGTGGCAGATGATGAAGACATCTTGCGCATCCTGATTTCCGATACGCTCGAAGATGATTTTGAAATCGAGGAAGCCGAAGACGGCAAAGAAGCGCTGGAGAAAATCCGGGAGAACGATTATGACTTGGTCATCCTCGATTATATGATGCCTTACCTGACCGGCATGGAAGTGCTCGAACAGGTCCGGAAAGACCAAAACAATACCCGCGTGCTGATGCTGACGGCTAAGGCCCAGGATGCAGACCGGGAACAGGCAATGCAAAAAGGCGCGGATTATTTCATGTCCAAGCCGTTCAGCCCGATGGAACTCCTCGGACTGGTAGAGAAAATATTGGTTTCCTAACAAAAACGAACAGGCCCCTAGCGGACCTGTTCGTTTTTCGTTGCAGCCTTTTCGAGCTGGCTGCCATTTAATTGTCGCCGTCTAAAACAGGCTCTTTTTCAGGGTAGAAAATAACGCCGCTTTCATGCTGGCCATCGAGCAGTTTTTTCATCACTTTCGATAAATCGACCGGTGCATAGGGTTTCGTCAA is from Planococcus liqunii and encodes:
- a CDS encoding HEAT repeat domain-containing protein, with the protein product MSLYFALILSLSLLLAQLILLLVLAWRKQKLAAKEQAIAEQYLALTDSFSSYMMDPADDRFVQEIRSNPHQTVVLERLLNGYVSVTKGGVHSPLVAKLSEEFLAAHYAKQLKRNHWALRMNTLYFIEDFHIESLKPLLKEKLRKSSQLDQEKQQLIRTLASLNEPDTLSVLAQYPDAPVRLYIDVFKRLEEPTRLQELDAALRNEPQNKARKHAAISYIGMAGLIAFLPRIEEELGTQEGELRIQALKAVLNLQYLSDPGLLLPFFQSASWPERMYASRIAGRLQLSRFKEVLSDLLGDSVWWVRYSAAEALVQFSDGDILLAHLSANHPDRYARDMADQWKSSQLGSET
- a CDS encoding amidase, with the translated sequence MLKKAAITFVALFSLMAAAIPGYAQASEVPQPVRATWLWNPWMFVNDEAGTLAFLESKQVNKVYVQIDPDVSKAAYGSFIGKAKAMGIAVHALDGAPSWAAPKGYINQDRFLSWVTDYQNQAPQTNRFAGVHLDVEPYLYSGWNSNRAATVKSYQALLKRASATTAKLGLPLEADMPFWFDEITYKNTYGNGLLAEWVIANTAGVTLMAYRDSAPMLIDIVKNEMAMAQRLGKGVVVGVETGETDEGSIITFAEEGEAFMNQQLAAVAAHYTGNPAYKGNAIHHVGSWMTLRP
- a CDS encoding glycosyltransferase family 2 protein gives rise to the protein MQSFFQITAYAIIAYMLFSSLSYLGFFMLAFRKVKREDKLDRRESTEDFLRNQNTYPVSILVPAYNEEVGVVSTVRSLLALEYPEKEIIVIDDGSKDETSNRMISEFQMKEIQFAVRTHIETAEVLAIYQSTIFPFIRLIKKANGGKADALNAGVNLSSYPYFCAIDGDSILENDGLLKTMKPIIESDGQIIVTGGSVRIANGSTISRSKVEVINLPKSPVVLMQIVEYFRAFLIGRIALSHMNILLIVSGAFGVFNKERVIQAGGYNKNTVGEDMELVVRLHRLLREEKSKQRIEYIPDPVCWTEAPESLEVLRSQRIRWQRGLFETLWSHRKMMMNPKYGSVGLLSMPYFLLVELLGAVFEFVGYFIIFGGIFFSLVDTTTAGILFLVTVFYGSFVSALAVLLEELTLHKYPKASHLARLYFWALTEAFWYRPLMVVWRVQGIFAAFRKKAHWGDMKRKGISS
- a CDS encoding GGDEF domain-containing response regulator → MAKANYKALLANRMEQDFSKWLAQPHVQEREVYRFLHTMKGTAGTIGLMELSEFCGHQLNSFAEDSTALLPVQTLNSLMDTLTGFFTSEESVPEKAANASEETPAKESFVLVIDADAEFAASVKEALEAQGIPVVIALDGQKGMELFYALQPQMVILDRTLPDTDGFDLVAQIHEAAKSRFLPIAVISADDRMENQIRAMEIGATDFLAKPLNMPFFAAYASNRLRTQKALSQGSLYDDLTGAGNRTYFNQVLQQTTALADKTKTVFTLALLDLDHFSKVNGTYGHLAGDEVLRTFSRLLLKMKRESDYLFRYSGDQFALILPDTTAKKAAALIDQIRSAFAETDFSFASSEPFQVRFSAGISEYRNKQDAPVNMADSALHQAKQNGRSQTIISGRTADDIRRHLNLIIVDDDSLVRRLVSKQFSGWKPEDFDLRIEEYVDGASFVESPWYKPEENYMILLDGVMPKMDGLEVLNHVRSQYPHENIVISMLTSRNNESDIVLALKNGADDYIVKPFYAQEVVARVERLTMRMFK
- a CDS encoding response regulator transcription factor is translated as MKKILVADDEDILRILISDTLEDDFEIEEAEDGKEALEKIRENDYDLVILDYMMPYLTGMEVLEQVRKDQNNTRVLMLTAKAQDADREQAMQKGADYFMSKPFSPMELLGLVEKILVS
- the gndA gene encoding NADP-dependent phosphogluconate dehydrogenase codes for the protein MKQQIGVIGLGVMGTNLALNMESKGYSVAVYDYWTERVDGLSVNEAQGKNIQGAYSIEEFVSSLETPRKILLMVQAGDTTDSVIESLIPHLQKGDILMDGGNSFFKDTNRRTAAIEEAGLHFIGAGISGGEEGARNGPSIMPGGSKEAYLQVQPILDAIAAKVDGTPCSTYMGPLGAGHYVKMVHNGIEYGDMQLISEAYFIMKQAFGLSADEMHGIFAEWNKGELDSYLIEITADILAKQDDDTGNPLVDQVLDAAEQKGTGKWTSQNALDLGVSLPIVTESVFARFISAIKEERVAASKILKGPEAEKPAGDSGELIEAIRKALYMSKICSYAQGFAQMRAASEEYGWNIPYGDVAMIFRGGCIIRAQFLQKIKEAFDRNPELPNLLVDPYFQGIIEEYQQSLRNVLTLAIQQGIPAPAFSSALAYFDSYRSAVLPANMIQAQRDYFGAHTYKRIDKEGVFHTDWSTN